CGCTCATCTTGAACAACGCTAATGGTATCGGCGATTTCCTGCAGCGGCGTGGCCATAGTGCGCCCAGTAATGATGACGTTCTGGTGCGTCGGGCGACGTTTGAGCGCTTCCACCACTGGCTCGGGGTCGAGATAACCGTACTTGAACATATAGCTCATCTCGTCCAGCACGATCATATGATAAGCGGGGTTCTCCAGCAGTCCTTTGGCGACTGCCCAGGCGGCCTCTGCGGCTTCGATGTCTCGCTCGCGGTTCTGGGTTTCCCAGGTAAAGCCGTGGCCCATGATGTGCCAATCAAGCTTGGGATGATTGCGAAAGAACAGGTATTCGCCAGTTTCACGGCGGCCTTTAATAAACTGAATGACCGCGCAC
This genomic window from Halomonas sp. TD01 contains:
- the cobO gene encoding cob(I)yrinic acid a,c-diamide adenosyltransferase; protein product: MSDASHLNRMQRKKDVVDERISRATEERGVLILLKGNGKGKSSSAFGTMARSLGHGQQCAVIQFIKGRRETGEYLFFRNHPKLDWHIMGHGFTWETQNRERDIEAAEAAWAVAKGLLENPAYHMIVLDEMSYMFKYGYLDPEPVVEALKRRPTHQNVIITGRTMATPLQEIADTISVVQDERHAFRGGVKAQAGIEY